A window from Fragaria vesca subsp. vesca linkage group LG5, FraVesHawaii_1.0, whole genome shotgun sequence encodes these proteins:
- the LOC101312840 gene encoding UPF0481 protein At3g47200-like — MANDIESSKSTCSEIETSDSVTEDYECKAIVEALNTAAKLRIDSLWSAKWCIFRVPKVLQRHKPEAYRPHVVSIGPFHHRGEQFQPIQAVKQWYLHNLLSLRNMSLKTLIQGIDNISEFEKRARECYAEPLDLNHDEFIEMMVIDGCFLIELFRKHFYWSYRKVIKKDLVPAEELNIDKDPIFNMDCMLQYIFQDLMLLENQLPWFVLECLFGLTMEKHVSYSLNELVLVAFRSQRSLACNLEFYLRHTNDDDGDEVLHILDLVRSATTYGFKNRELITSSELILPPATLLSKAGIKFIESTDCGIMDMDFKDGVFAIPQLSIIESTEPLLRNLIAFEQCCQGRSPKVTSYVSIMNSLITTSKDMDLLCRKGIIRHYDPMFFNKLLNDTKLNNFYFTGLCNEVNKHYIVSWNKWLEKLKRDYFSNPWAITSLVAASIFLVLTLLQTTYTIRQYYSPR, encoded by the coding sequence ATGGCAAATGATATAGAAAGCAGTAAAAGCACCTGTTCAGAGATTGAAACTTCGGATAGTGTTACAGAAGATTACGAGTGCAAAGCTATTGTTGAGGCATTGAACACTGCAGCAAAGCTTCGCATTGATTCACTATGGTCTGCTAAGTGGTGCATTTTCAGAGTCCCCAAAGTGCTTCAGAGGCATAAACCTGAGGCATATAGACCTCATGTTGTCTCAATCGGTCCCTTCCACCACAGAGGTGAACAATTTCAACCCATTCAAGCTGTGAAGCAATGGTATTTACATAACCTTCTCTCACTCCGGAACATGAGTTTGAAAACATTGATCCAAGGCATTGATAATATCTCTGAGTTTGAGAAACGTGCTCGTGAATGTTATGCAGAACCACTTGACCTTAACCACGATGAATTCATAGAAATGATGGTAATTGATGGTTGCTTCCTGATAGAACTATTTCGGAAACATTTCTATTGGTCATATAGGAAGGTCATTAAGAAAGATCTAGTTCCAGCTGAAGAACTAAATATCGACAAGGACCCTATATTCAACATGGATTGCATGCTCCAATATATTTTTCAAGACCTTATGCTACTAGAAAATCAGTTACCTTGGTTTGTTCTTGAGTGTTTATTTGGTCTTACCATGGAAAAACACGTCAGCTATTCTCTCAATGAACTTGTGCTTGTTGCCTTTAGGTCACAGCGATCACTGGCATGTAATCTGGAGTTCTATCTTCGTCACACTAATGATGATGACGGTGATGAAGTTTTGCACATACTTGATCTGGTAAGATCTGCAACAACTTATGGATTCAAAAACCGTGAGCTAATAACCAGCTCAGAGTTAATATTGCCTCCTGCAACTCTTCTCTCAAAGGCAGGTATTAAATTCATAGAGAGCACTGATTGTGGCATAATGGACATGGATTTCAAAGATGGTGTTTTTGCTATTCCACAACTGTCCATTATAGAGTCCACAGAACCATTGTTGAGGAACCTCATTGCCTTTGAGCAATGTTGTCAGGGTCGCTCTCCGAAAGTGACATCTTATGTTAGTATAATGAACAGCCTCATCACTACCAGCAAAGATATGGATCTTCTTTGTAGGAAAGGTATAATCCGGCACTATGATCCCATGTTCTTCAACAAGCTTCTCAATGATACGAAACTCAACAATTTCTACTTCACTGGACTGTGTAATGAAGTGAACAAACATTATATTGTTTCATGGAACAAGTGGCTAGAAAAGTTGAAGCGAGATTACTTCTCCAACCCATGGGCAATCACTTCTTTGGTTGCAGCCTCCATCTTTCTGGTTCTGACCTTATTGCAGACCACATATACCATTCGGCAATACTATTCTCCTCGCTAG